Proteins encoded by one window of Kribbella flavida DSM 17836:
- the pyrE gene encoding orotate phosphoribosyltransferase, with translation MERLELARRIQQVAHLTGEFVLRSGITTGEYFDKYRFEADPVLLDEIAAAMVPLVPAETEVLAGLEMGGIPVVTALGRHTGLPCAFVRKEAKGYGTRRLAEGADVAGRRVLVVEDVVTSGGQIVLSTEELRALGAEVREALCVIDRGQGGGEALEGVDLELLALLRADDLKAAVTRH, from the coding sequence GTGGAGCGACTGGAGCTGGCGCGGCGGATTCAGCAGGTGGCGCACCTGACCGGGGAGTTCGTGCTCCGGTCGGGCATCACGACGGGGGAGTACTTCGACAAGTACCGGTTCGAGGCGGATCCGGTCCTGCTGGACGAGATCGCCGCGGCGATGGTGCCGCTGGTACCGGCCGAGACCGAGGTGCTCGCGGGACTGGAGATGGGTGGGATTCCGGTCGTCACCGCGCTGGGGCGGCACACCGGTCTGCCGTGTGCGTTCGTGCGCAAGGAGGCGAAGGGGTACGGCACTCGGCGGTTGGCGGAAGGTGCGGACGTTGCGGGCCGGCGGGTGCTGGTGGTGGAGGACGTGGTCACCAGCGGTGGGCAGATCGTGCTGTCGACCGAGGAGTTGCGGGCCTTGGGTGCCGAGGTGCGAGAGGCTCTGTGTGTGATCGACCGGGGGCAGGGTGGTGGCGAGGCGCTCGAGGGCGTGGATCTCGAGCTACTTGCCTTGCTGCGGGCGGACGACCTCAAGGCT
- a CDS encoding exonuclease domain-containing protein has product MYAVIDTETTGLLPGHRHRVIEIAVVLLDQHGRFEHEWVTLLNPQRDLGPQHIHGILTADVLAAPEFVDVARHLGALLAGRMVVGHNVEFDLGFLRAEFARLGHVVPLITERSMCTMALAGYLYPGSKRTLGACCAAAGISLQGWHSALADTRATAELFATYLRSFPSPPPWQWAYEEIRGLPWPELPGTTFTPTVRPVHAGGRHGWMSRLVDQLPRVPEPPQADSYLSVLDTLLADREIDAAGADLLVHVATDLALTRSQVDRLHGSYLDGLAAAVWRDGDITGGQRADLDRVATMLGRTAADVDDALLAASNGQYVVPARPGARGFPPGSTLVFTGDMVEAREVWWDRAVAAGFRPQEAVRPDTTFVVAADVDSLSLKARAAREYGVPIIPVEDFRRMVPAHLLQSGPEQKAG; this is encoded by the coding sequence ATGTATGCCGTCATCGACACCGAGACGACCGGCCTGCTGCCCGGGCACCGGCACCGGGTGATCGAGATCGCGGTCGTGCTGCTCGACCAGCACGGCCGGTTCGAGCACGAGTGGGTGACGCTGCTGAACCCGCAGCGCGATCTCGGCCCGCAGCACATCCACGGGATCCTGACCGCCGACGTGCTGGCCGCGCCGGAGTTCGTGGACGTCGCGCGTCATCTCGGCGCGCTGCTCGCGGGGCGGATGGTGGTCGGGCACAACGTGGAGTTCGACCTCGGGTTCCTGCGGGCGGAGTTCGCCCGGCTCGGGCACGTGGTGCCGTTGATCACCGAGCGGTCGATGTGCACGATGGCGCTCGCCGGCTATCTGTACCCGGGGTCGAAGCGGACGTTGGGGGCATGCTGCGCCGCGGCCGGGATCTCCCTGCAGGGTTGGCATTCGGCCCTCGCGGACACGCGCGCGACGGCTGAGCTGTTCGCGACGTACCTGCGGTCGTTCCCGTCCCCGCCGCCGTGGCAGTGGGCGTACGAGGAGATCCGTGGGCTGCCGTGGCCGGAGCTGCCGGGCACGACTTTCACGCCGACCGTGCGACCGGTGCACGCCGGCGGCCGGCACGGGTGGATGAGCCGGCTGGTCGATCAGCTGCCCCGGGTGCCGGAGCCGCCGCAGGCCGACTCGTACCTGAGCGTCCTGGACACGTTGCTGGCCGATCGCGAGATCGATGCCGCCGGTGCGGACCTGCTGGTGCACGTGGCGACGGATCTCGCTCTGACCCGCTCGCAGGTCGATCGGCTGCACGGCTCGTACCTCGACGGGCTGGCCGCCGCCGTCTGGCGCGACGGCGACATCACCGGGGGACAGCGCGCGGATCTGGATCGGGTCGCGACCATGCTCGGGCGGACTGCCGCCGATGTGGACGATGCGTTGCTGGCGGCGAGCAACGGCCAGTACGTCGTACCGGCTCGGCCGGGGGCGCGCGGGTTTCCGCCGGGCAGCACGCTGGTGTTCACCGGCGACATGGTCGAGGCGCGGGAGGTCTGGTGGGACCGGGCGGTCGCGGCCGGGTTCCGCCCGCAGGAGGCGGTGCGGCCGGACACGACGTTCGTGGTGGCGGCCGACGTCGACAGCCTGTCGTTGAAGGCGCGGGCCGCGCGGGAGTACGGCGTACCCATCATCCCGGTGGAGGACTTCCGGCGCATGGTGCCGGCGCACCTGCTGCAGTCCGGCCCTGAGCAGAAGGCAGGCTGA
- a CDS encoding metallophosphoesterase family protein, with protein MRLVLISDTHLPVRAKRLPEPVWDAVDEADVVVHAGDWVSVELLDELTARARHLIGCWGNNDGPELRKRLPEVARETLDGLRVAVVHETGAAKGRELRCEKAYPDVDLLVFGHSHIPWDSTTPRGLRLLNPGSPTDRRRQPYKTFQTATITDGRLEEVALHNL; from the coding sequence ATGAGGCTTGTGCTGATCTCGGACACCCACTTGCCGGTCCGCGCGAAGCGGTTGCCCGAGCCCGTCTGGGACGCGGTGGACGAAGCCGACGTCGTCGTCCATGCCGGTGACTGGGTGAGCGTCGAGCTGCTCGACGAGCTGACCGCGCGGGCGCGGCACCTGATCGGGTGCTGGGGGAACAACGACGGCCCCGAGCTGCGGAAGCGGCTGCCGGAGGTCGCGCGCGAGACGCTCGACGGGCTGCGGGTCGCCGTCGTGCACGAGACGGGCGCGGCCAAGGGCCGGGAGCTGCGGTGCGAGAAGGCCTACCCGGACGTCGATCTGCTCGTCTTCGGGCACAGCCACATCCCGTGGGACAGTACGACGCCGCGGGGTTTGCGGCTGCTCAACCCGGGCTCGCCGACGGACCGCCGGCGCCAGCCGTACAAGACGTTCCAGACCGCCACGATCACCGACGGGCGGCTGGAAGAGGTTGCTCTGCACAACCTCTAG